A part of Vallitalea okinawensis genomic DNA contains:
- a CDS encoding TadE family protein: MSISRYNKGSLTVEAAIIMPLFILSIFTLIMVMKLIFLHDMVQSALTETAEDIAAYGYVYDTSELLDVQKSMDDYFEDSFDYMDTSESLIHKSNILIGQLESAIQELQKEEVNYTEPASIWDQISSLKDEIYAWMENISDYSQSIINYAEEMTHNNLFKSALNQGYLYTKAILSDVIIKNIFKSYLINEELIKYGIKDGLKGMNFTESKLFYSEAGTDDLILLVVQYEVNLPSFMKVLDSVQLTNTVKTRGWTGVGRDDLVKAGINNESRAGNVEDEELSDDTIVYIFKTGTKYHLADCPRLNITYSIKSEEEAKDQGYSKSKRCGHLIEHGDDVLVTKNTYHALTCTFIIPDVIAKTFEEVKDDYEQCNCEEFYGGK, from the coding sequence ATGAGTATAAGTCGGTATAATAAGGGATCATTAACTGTTGAAGCTGCTATTATAATGCCGTTATTTATACTTTCAATTTTTACGCTCATCATGGTGATGAAGCTTATCTTTCTACATGATATGGTACAATCTGCTTTAACAGAAACTGCAGAGGATATAGCGGCCTATGGTTATGTATATGATACTAGTGAATTATTGGACGTTCAAAAATCCATGGATGATTATTTTGAAGACAGTTTTGACTATATGGATACGTCGGAAAGTCTTATTCATAAGTCAAATATTTTAATAGGGCAGTTAGAAAGTGCTATTCAGGAATTACAGAAAGAGGAAGTTAATTACACAGAACCTGCTTCTATTTGGGATCAAATAAGTTCCTTGAAAGATGAGATTTATGCTTGGATGGAGAATATAAGTGACTATTCTCAGAGTATTATCAATTATGCAGAAGAGATGACACATAATAATCTATTCAAGAGTGCATTAAATCAAGGATATCTTTATACGAAAGCTATTTTAAGCGATGTAATTATAAAAAACATTTTCAAATCCTATCTTATTAATGAAGAACTAATCAAGTATGGTATTAAAGATGGTTTGAAAGGTATGAATTTTACTGAATCCAAGTTGTTTTATAGTGAGGCTGGCACTGATGATCTGATTCTTCTAGTTGTACAGTATGAGGTGAATTTACCTTCATTTATGAAAGTTTTAGACAGTGTTCAATTAACTAATACTGTTAAGACAAGAGGGTGGACTGGTGTTGGTAGAGATGACTTGGTGAAAGCAGGAATAAATAATGAGAGCCGGGCGGGGAATGTTGAAGATGAAGAGCTCTCTGACGATACCATTGTTTATATTTTTAAAACAGGTACTAAGTATCATCTAGCGGATTGTCCCAGGTTAAATATTACTTATTCCATCAAGAGTGAAGAGGAAGCCAAAGATCAAGGCTATTCTAAAAGTAAGAGATGTGGGCATCTTATTGAACATGGTGATGACGTTTTGGTAACAAAAAACACTTATCACGCATTAACATGTACCTTTATCATTCCTGATGTAATAGCTAAAACCTTTGAAGAAGTCAAGGATGATTATGAACAATGTAATTGTGAGGAATTTTATGGAGGGAAATAA
- a CDS encoding prepilin peptidase, translating to MMKKTSLLILSLIYIIVIVYYYGFNMLTYSYVTLYSMLLLLTIDDLRNKLIPLDLIICFGIFSVILLPFNPSVSLIWTIIITLITVIILYIVHLLTHGGIGLGDVWVIGISMLILGWQNGLTLLMVSLLCSGLLSILLLIMGKVNRKAKIPFIPFMLGGFIILTLI from the coding sequence ATGATGAAGAAAACAAGCCTACTGATATTGTCACTTATCTACATCATAGTAATTGTTTATTATTATGGATTTAATATGTTGACTTATTCTTACGTCACTTTATATTCGATGCTACTCCTATTAACCATAGATGATTTAAGAAATAAATTGATACCACTTGATCTTATTATTTGTTTTGGTATTTTCTCGGTGATTTTATTACCTTTTAACCCGAGTGTTTCATTAATCTGGACCATTATAATTACTCTCATAACAGTCATTATACTATATATTGTTCATCTTTTAACTCATGGAGGGATCGGATTGGGAGATGTGTGGGTTATAGGTATAAGTATGCTTATTCTGGGATGGCAGAATGGATTAACCCTTTTAATGGTTTCACTTTTATGCTCAGGGTTATTAAGTATTCTCTTATTGATCATGGGAAAAGTTAATCGAAAGGCTAAAATCCCATTTATCCCTTTTATGTTAGGTGGCTTTATAATATTAACTCTAATCTAA
- a CDS encoding DUF6382 domain-containing protein has protein sequence MLSIDYSLEKLSHNDKHYMVIKDLKEEHILQYQLHMLLNNDLSYICAIEKLENNNLHTLYFDRTGLQSIETYFENKAINKKQYVNLLLDIVDILLRGEHYLLPHHQYVFDPQYVFIHEETQKPYLIFLPIKDERLVDNPLSRLISFLNQLPKSDDLLDLSFRIEEQLDQYTTIKQLKFLLQGKYNKQQRAIPALKKDVEVAIEDDGKKRIAMIIVLIQVLIICLVIFSMNLGLLGGVDITQIMAIMIIFGAIDLLFYHRYKKQVETRISNKEVLVNENGEGLVVYKEKGEYYICFTETEGVS, from the coding sequence ATGTTGAGTATTGATTATTCATTAGAAAAATTATCTCATAATGATAAACATTATATGGTTATAAAAGATCTTAAAGAAGAGCATATCCTCCAATATCAGCTGCATATGTTGTTAAATAATGATTTATCTTATATATGTGCCATAGAGAAGCTAGAGAATAACAATTTACATACCCTTTATTTTGATAGAACTGGGTTACAATCCATAGAGACTTATTTTGAAAATAAAGCAATCAATAAAAAGCAATATGTTAATTTACTTCTAGATATTGTAGACATTTTATTAAGAGGAGAACATTATCTATTACCACATCATCAATATGTTTTTGACCCACAATATGTGTTTATACATGAGGAAACGCAGAAACCCTATCTTATTTTTTTACCTATTAAAGATGAAAGATTAGTTGATAATCCGCTGAGTAGATTGATCAGTTTTTTGAATCAACTGCCTAAAAGTGATGATCTTTTGGACTTGAGCTTTCGCATAGAAGAGCAACTAGATCAATACACTACAATAAAGCAGTTGAAATTCCTATTACAAGGTAAATATAACAAGCAACAGAGAGCAATTCCAGCTTTGAAAAAAGATGTAGAAGTAGCAATTGAAGATGATGGAAAGAAACGAATAGCGATGATTATTGTATTAATTCAAGTACTAATAATCTGCCTAGTAATTTTCTCTATGAATTTAGGTTTATTAGGAGGAGTAGATATTACTCAAATCATGGCCATCATGATTATCTTTGGAGCTATAGATCTTCTTTTCTATCATAGATATAAAAAGCAAGTTGAAACTAGAATAAGTAATAAAGAAGTACTTGTCAACGAAAATGGAGAAGGTTTAGTTGTATATAAAGAAAAAGGTGAGTACTATATTTGTTTCACAGAGACAGAAGGCGTCTCGTAG
- a CDS encoding S-layer homology domain-containing protein: MKKFLCIISIILIMSTVVTAAIPFSEREGKDVHEIFRDVNKGEWYNKYLVQLVDDGSIDGVIENKQRYFKPNDQLTTAEYITALLKPVIGVQPFETGQPWYYNYAKIAEDKGLIDDKNSSTIDNDITREEMASIAVAFLKDQNNYSPVSTEKYITSINDYQSIDSEHRQSVLYCYGTGILTGYSNSTFRPQNVLTRAEATSVIARIFYEDLRQPVEIDSTNEVQVVEGITVTKDDYIENEAGTILGMETVGEFAKVLYDNLYFYLNDDGYICVKGYVPELPENAEWSGSIKVFNKETGGTSIKILSDSSNNKSKSNQLAFYEGENFDIESTVIFEDMLYIFADFSVTNKNDINAGIVRMSYYSEYFITSTELEGIKNECYYQDYYNGNIDVAILLDWQRMIIWEE; encoded by the coding sequence ATGAAAAAGTTTCTATGCATCATATCTATTATTCTAATAATGTCAACAGTTGTTACAGCAGCTATACCTTTTAGTGAACGTGAGGGGAAAGATGTACATGAGATATTTAGAGATGTCAACAAAGGTGAGTGGTATAATAAATACCTGGTACAACTTGTAGATGATGGTTCCATTGATGGCGTTATAGAGAATAAGCAAAGATATTTTAAGCCAAACGATCAATTAACCACTGCTGAATATATAACAGCCTTACTAAAACCAGTTATCGGTGTCCAACCATTTGAGACAGGACAACCCTGGTATTATAATTACGCGAAAATTGCAGAAGATAAAGGGCTTATAGATGACAAAAACAGCAGTACCATAGATAATGATATAACAAGAGAAGAAATGGCTTCAATTGCAGTAGCTTTCTTAAAGGATCAAAACAATTATAGTCCAGTATCTACAGAGAAGTATATAACCAGCATCAATGACTATCAAAGTATTGATTCAGAACATAGACAAAGTGTGCTTTATTGCTATGGAACAGGGATATTAACGGGTTATTCAAATAGTACATTTAGACCCCAAAACGTTCTAACAAGAGCTGAAGCAACTTCTGTCATTGCCCGAATATTCTATGAAGATTTAAGGCAACCAGTAGAGATAGATAGTACGAATGAGGTACAGGTTGTAGAAGGAATAACGGTAACGAAAGATGATTATATAGAAAATGAAGCAGGTACCATTTTAGGGATGGAAACCGTCGGTGAGTTTGCCAAAGTCCTCTATGATAACTTGTACTTCTACTTGAATGATGATGGTTATATATGTGTAAAGGGTTATGTGCCAGAATTGCCAGAGAATGCTGAGTGGAGTGGGTCGATAAAAGTATTTAATAAAGAAACAGGTGGAACTTCAATTAAAATACTTTCTGATTCTTCTAATAATAAATCAAAGTCAAACCAACTAGCTTTCTATGAAGGAGAAAATTTTGATATTGAATCAACTGTTATATTTGAAGATATGTTATATATTTTTGCAGATTTTTCAGTAACCAATAAAAATGATATAAATGCAGGTATTGTAAGGATGAGTTATTATTCAGAATACTTTATTACCTCTACAGAGTTAGAGGGAATAAAAAATGAATGCTACTATCAGGATTATTATAATGGAAATATTGATGTTGCTATTCTGTTAGACTGGCAAAGAATGATTATTTGGGAGGAATAA
- a CDS encoding DUF5704 domain-containing protein → MRFIFKLLIISLIIMAFPMMCKASDRSKYDIENEDIPKDAKLLGETTPGVWFWRYSDGSWNLGDEAMLKHIDFMTILRDPKKLSKEMFKDDNMLNCYVDSGFQSELLVDALSNPDKELKLYLKVNNDHSFFNQFSSKAKVEEETLIPLENIMMLSDTNDSSINPRYSINDEGIVTIYFIPKYNYNEFDNFGDLGVNVIGLNYPKEGYGINAYSIYSHTGTHMGMAKGTHDILLNSRYYDNKRVPYDAIYTDGPNGMIDINEADSIDGETNPQLYTQLYEDDGYTYKSTHSEPVAADTIQIGDGTFVSGGSIGYQFVFPLAVYYKIIDNTGIPVEYITEEGDLIKQSSVDSENGVINYTFENEIATYDFKESYVVYEDDGKVNQSTESILSHTIINDNEVKKIVGVYTRQPVKYTTTGIIQADDRGLEQFDTTQAIPSSEDIYVNTFGDEYICEYQFIQRSGTKSYDITVKRTYDLSWSETRTRSVTDYHIKPCEDSDDDGVKDTCPGHKDTETYTVNLSDTQTVSKTYTVTRNYSYYEIDYLSLYGLLQSDVSNEVLPDGQITLLPENYQPPSVDTWHSNDINDHIIEPIVSELTLSRITYNGSSPPNENWSTKAEDYVGEIQVRNDRVIFNTDIIMDDNYYTVHGPSYQNIPKSPVTSDAVFYEKDLTINPLKKNGVYTSTASITYTKLHEENIAVPETRVLVIEDINDVTVHTPVVCHKEQVSLYNDQAFDQQINPVNERAAMILGRANSIKFIPQGNHLAIKGYGDRDYTKYTADKQVLFPFDIYIGFDRDGDFVPANTWYSLDMTKDEIPIYLPSWVDEGDYNVKFRTIAINAELEDYEKEEEYANLDRDHYVATRTVPVRVIGRLYGFKITDINDYPDWQLVFREDEDTVRHTGTYYYSGILDEDGRSKDRAEQYTIPLVKGSHPSYDTIGPMKTGYKFNFELETMGNYDGDYDGICIKPTFFFVDTQGNNKQKVDLWYSEKIGDEQVYFVQIGSERDEGVDNKIFISLGDPYRSVPDEELNHTSQLHGMEKEEFKNYQAYIGHYYEIILSKPVKTFVGNISGLPTDVDQDQVSRSVQKYYGQYGLPANLYISPEGTDVVEYSRTNNGLDGYESFWLKDGYLIIHFDINTFKDKAIEDILLDYGDQAERCNMWDIEGYIQVKTDSTGVNLHFELGDIMLYYGDESAIDDYKVGGTH, encoded by the coding sequence ATGAGGTTTATTTTTAAACTCCTAATAATTAGCTTGATAATAATGGCATTTCCCATGATGTGTAAAGCAAGTGATAGATCCAAATATGATATAGAGAATGAAGATATTCCTAAAGATGCTAAGCTTTTAGGAGAGACAACTCCAGGAGTTTGGTTTTGGCGCTATTCAGATGGTAGTTGGAACTTGGGTGATGAAGCAATGTTAAAACATATTGATTTTATGACAATCTTAAGAGATCCCAAAAAGTTGAGTAAAGAAATGTTTAAAGATGACAATATGCTAAATTGTTATGTTGATAGTGGATTTCAATCTGAATTATTAGTAGATGCTCTTTCAAATCCTGATAAGGAGCTTAAGCTTTATTTAAAAGTGAATAATGACCATTCCTTTTTTAATCAATTTTCTAGTAAAGCAAAAGTTGAGGAAGAAACGCTGATACCTCTAGAAAATATTATGATGCTTAGTGATACGAATGACTCATCTATTAATCCACGGTACAGTATTAATGATGAAGGGATTGTAACAATCTATTTTATTCCAAAATATAACTATAATGAATTTGATAACTTCGGTGATCTAGGTGTAAATGTTATAGGTTTAAATTATCCAAAAGAGGGATACGGAATTAATGCATACTCGATTTATAGTCATACTGGGACTCATATGGGTATGGCTAAAGGAACGCACGATATACTATTAAACTCAAGATATTATGATAACAAACGTGTTCCTTATGATGCTATTTACACAGATGGTCCTAATGGCATGATAGACATCAATGAAGCCGACTCCATCGATGGGGAAACTAATCCACAACTCTACACTCAGTTATACGAAGATGATGGTTATACATATAAATCTACTCATTCGGAACCTGTTGCAGCTGATACCATTCAAATTGGTGATGGAACTTTTGTATCTGGAGGTTCTATTGGCTACCAATTCGTTTTTCCTCTAGCCGTTTACTATAAGATCATTGATAATACTGGGATACCCGTAGAGTATATTACTGAGGAAGGGGATTTAATTAAACAAAGTAGTGTAGACAGTGAAAATGGAGTTATTAACTATACTTTTGAGAATGAAATAGCTACATATGACTTTAAAGAAAGCTATGTGGTTTATGAAGATGATGGAAAAGTAAATCAGTCAACGGAGTCAATATTAAGTCATACAATTATCAATGATAATGAAGTGAAGAAAATCGTGGGTGTTTATACCCGTCAGCCTGTAAAGTATACAACAACGGGTATAATTCAAGCTGATGATCGAGGGTTGGAACAATTTGATACAACACAGGCAATACCGTCATCTGAAGATATCTATGTGAATACTTTTGGTGATGAATACATATGTGAGTATCAATTTATACAACGAAGTGGTACAAAGTCTTATGATATTACGGTGAAACGTACCTACGATTTAAGTTGGTCAGAAACACGTACGCGTTCTGTAACAGACTACCATATAAAACCATGTGAAGACAGTGATGATGATGGAGTCAAGGATACCTGCCCAGGACATAAAGATACGGAGACATATACAGTAAATTTATCTGATACTCAAACAGTAAGTAAGACCTATACTGTCACGAGAAATTACTCATACTATGAAATTGATTACCTTTCATTATATGGACTTCTGCAAAGTGATGTATCTAATGAGGTATTGCCAGATGGACAAATAACGCTATTACCAGAAAATTATCAACCACCTTCGGTGGATACATGGCATAGTAATGATATAAATGACCATATCATAGAGCCTATAGTTAGTGAATTAACTCTTAGTAGAATAACTTATAATGGCAGCTCACCTCCAAATGAGAATTGGTCTACGAAAGCTGAAGACTATGTGGGGGAAATACAAGTCAGAAACGATAGAGTTATATTTAATACTGATATAATAATGGATGATAATTATTATACTGTTCATGGACCTTCCTATCAAAACATACCTAAAAGTCCAGTTACATCGGATGCAGTATTTTACGAAAAAGATTTAACGATTAATCCTCTAAAGAAAAATGGCGTTTATACGAGTACAGCATCTATTACATATACAAAACTTCATGAAGAAAATATAGCAGTTCCAGAAACAAGGGTATTAGTCATTGAAGATATTAATGATGTGACAGTACACACGCCGGTGGTTTGTCATAAAGAACAAGTTAGCCTTTATAATGATCAAGCCTTCGATCAACAAATTAATCCTGTGAATGAACGAGCAGCAATGATTTTAGGACGAGCCAATAGTATTAAGTTCATTCCTCAAGGTAATCACTTAGCTATAAAAGGTTATGGCGATAGAGATTATACGAAGTATACAGCTGATAAACAGGTTCTATTTCCTTTTGATATTTATATCGGCTTTGATAGAGATGGCGATTTTGTTCCAGCCAATACGTGGTATTCTTTAGATATGACAAAAGATGAAATACCCATCTACTTACCAAGTTGGGTGGATGAAGGTGATTACAACGTTAAGTTTAGAACAATTGCAATCAATGCTGAACTTGAAGATTATGAGAAGGAAGAAGAATATGCGAATTTAGATCGTGATCATTATGTAGCTACAAGAACAGTCCCCGTTAGAGTTATAGGTAGGCTTTATGGATTCAAAATAACAGATATCAATGATTATCCTGATTGGCAACTTGTTTTTAGAGAAGACGAAGATACTGTCCGACATACTGGGACTTATTATTACTCAGGTATACTAGATGAAGATGGTAGATCTAAGGACCGTGCAGAACAGTATACTATACCTTTGGTAAAAGGGAGTCATCCTTCATATGATACCATCGGACCTATGAAAACAGGTTATAAGTTCAATTTTGAGTTAGAAACAATGGGTAACTATGACGGTGATTACGATGGTATTTGCATCAAGCCTACTTTTTTCTTTGTAGATACACAGGGTAACAATAAGCAAAAAGTTGATTTGTGGTACTCAGAGAAAATAGGTGATGAACAAGTCTATTTTGTTCAAATTGGAAGTGAGAGAGATGAAGGAGTAGACAATAAGATTTTTATTTCTCTTGGTGATCCATATCGAAGTGTACCAGATGAAGAATTGAACCATACAAGTCAACTACATGGGATGGAGAAGGAAGAATTTAAAAACTACCAAGCTTATATAGGGCATTATTATGAAATCATTCTATCAAAACCTGTTAAAACTTTTGTTGGTAATATAAGTGGTTTACCTACTGATGTAGATCAGGATCAAGTTAGTAGGTCTGTTCAAAAATACTATGGGCAGTATGGTTTACCTGCTAATCTATATATTTCACCTGAAGGGACAGATGTAGTGGAGTATAGTCGTACTAATAATGGCTTAGATGGTTATGAGAGTTTTTGGCTAAAGGATGGCTATCTCATTATTCATTTCGATATCAATACATTCAAAGATAAGGCTATTGAAGACATACTATTAGATTATGGTGATCAAGCTGAAAGATGTAACATGTGGGATATAGAAGGTTATATACAGGTAAAAACCGATAGCACAGGGGTGAATTTACACTTTGAACTAGGAGATATCATGCTCTATTACGGAGATGAAAGTGCCATTGATGATTACAAAGTTGGAGGCACACATTAA
- a CDS encoding ABC transporter permease — MIIKILKKDIVRNKVITAAVFIFITLSALLMASGSNMLIDLGNSLDYLFEASNAPHFVQYHTGEFDQVAINDWSFSNISIKQQQTSEMINIEGSKIYLNNNEESEADTVMEMGFVKQNESFDYLLNLNNEKIEVENGEIAVPIFYMQKNGLEIGDPIFIKDKKQTLAFTITDFVRDVQMNPSMVSSKRFVVSNDDFIDIKEEFGEIEYIIGFQLYDLNEIPSFRNAYSSSGLPQKGMAVDYELFVALNSLTDGLVAAVIIFISFLLSLIALLCLRFTILATIEEDFKEIGVMKAIGILPKAIKRIYLSKYVFLASTATFVGFIVSIFLNQLFSRNIRLYFGVAPKGNIEKMLPLVVVCSIFIIVVAFCGIILKRFNKISAIEAMRMGNTGETYRSTKALALYKRRLINPNVFIGIRDVFLRLRLYALLFFVFVVCTFIMIIPLNFYNTIQSPDLVKYMGMGRSDIYLRLSNQNVQLFNQIVDYIKEDQDIVKYAPSVTSKYEIINNEGYEESISIETGDFTVFPIDYISGVAPILDNEIALSYLNAKELHKEVGDFVEVLVGENHRTMIISGIYQDITNGGKTAKANMEPNHEAALWYIVNMEVTSNVSEKIDEYEDIYPEAKITDLEGYFHETFGNIINQLKFLTMLGVVIAIVVSILITSLFLKMLIAKDLSQIAIMRSIGLRLKDIKIQYITRALVILNSGIIVGTIISNTVGKGILGIVLSTRGASNIELVVNPLEAYIISPVVLMIIVTFTTLVSIVAIKEFNISDINAE; from the coding sequence ATGATAATAAAGATCTTAAAAAAAGATATTGTAAGAAACAAGGTTATAACAGCAGCTGTTTTTATATTTATCACTTTATCAGCACTTTTGATGGCAAGTGGTTCAAATATGTTGATTGATTTAGGTAATTCCCTCGATTATTTATTTGAAGCTTCCAATGCACCACATTTTGTTCAATATCATACAGGGGAGTTTGATCAGGTAGCTATTAATGATTGGTCTTTTAGTAATATATCGATTAAACAGCAGCAAACAAGTGAAATGATTAACATTGAAGGTTCTAAGATCTATTTAAATAATAATGAGGAATCGGAAGCAGATACTGTGATGGAAATGGGGTTTGTTAAACAAAACGAATCCTTTGATTATTTACTTAATTTAAACAATGAAAAGATTGAGGTTGAAAACGGTGAAATTGCAGTGCCTATCTTTTATATGCAAAAGAATGGATTAGAGATAGGTGATCCGATATTCATTAAAGATAAAAAACAAACACTAGCTTTTACCATAACTGATTTTGTAAGAGATGTTCAAATGAATCCATCAATGGTTAGTTCAAAAAGATTTGTAGTTAGTAATGATGACTTTATTGATATAAAGGAAGAATTCGGTGAAATTGAGTATATTATTGGATTTCAACTCTATGATCTGAATGAAATACCTTCTTTTAGGAATGCGTACAGTAGCTCAGGATTACCACAAAAAGGAATGGCTGTAGACTATGAACTATTTGTGGCATTGAACAGTTTAACTGATGGGTTAGTAGCCGCTGTAATTATATTTATTAGCTTTTTACTTAGTCTTATTGCTTTACTATGCTTGAGGTTTACAATTCTTGCTACGATTGAAGAAGATTTTAAAGAGATAGGTGTGATGAAAGCGATTGGTATTTTACCAAAAGCTATTAAGAGGATCTACCTATCAAAATATGTTTTTTTAGCTTCAACTGCTACCTTCGTTGGTTTCATAGTATCTATCTTTTTAAATCAGCTATTTTCAAGAAATATTAGATTATACTTTGGAGTAGCTCCAAAAGGTAATATAGAAAAGATGTTACCTTTAGTTGTTGTATGTAGCATCTTTATTATAGTGGTAGCATTCTGTGGAATTATTCTAAAACGATTTAATAAGATTTCAGCCATTGAAGCTATGAGAATGGGCAATACCGGTGAAACCTATAGAAGTACAAAAGCATTGGCTTTATATAAACGACGACTGATCAATCCAAATGTTTTTATAGGAATTAGAGATGTATTTTTAAGGTTGAGATTATATGCCTTGCTATTCTTTGTTTTTGTGGTATGTACATTTATCATGATTATACCTCTGAATTTTTATAATACCATACAGTCGCCAGATTTGGTGAAGTATATGGGGATGGGAAGAAGTGATATATATCTACGTCTGTCTAATCAAAATGTCCAACTTTTTAATCAAATAGTTGATTACATCAAAGAAGATCAAGATATTGTAAAGTATGCTCCTAGTGTAACTAGTAAGTATGAAATCATCAATAACGAAGGTTATGAGGAAAGTATTTCTATTGAAACAGGTGATTTTACGGTATTTCCAATTGATTATATAAGCGGTGTAGCTCCCATTCTAGATAATGAAATTGCTTTATCCTATTTAAATGCTAAGGAGTTACATAAAGAAGTTGGCGATTTTGTTGAAGTGTTAGTTGGTGAAAACCATAGAACAATGATTATAAGTGGCATTTATCAAGACATAACAAATGGTGGTAAGACGGCTAAAGCTAATATGGAACCAAACCATGAAGCGGCATTATGGTATATAGTTAATATGGAAGTAACTTCAAATGTTTCAGAGAAAATTGATGAATATGAGGATATTTATCCTGAAGCCAAAATAACTGATTTAGAAGGTTATTTTCACGAAACTTTTGGCAACATCATAAATCAGCTTAAATTTTTGACGATGCTTGGGGTAGTCATAGCCATAGTAGTGTCTATATTAATTACATCACTATTTTTAAAAATGCTCATTGCTAAAGATTTATCTCAAATAGCCATTATGAGAAGTATTGGTCTTAGACTTAAAGATATAAAGATACAGTATATTACCAGAGCACTTGTAATATTAAATTCTGGTATTATTGTTGGTACGATCATTTCTAATACAGTAGGGAAAGGTATACTTGGTATTGTGTTATCAACAAGAGGTGCTTCAAATATTGAACTTGTTGTCAATCCATTAGAAGCTTATATTATCAGTCCAGTGGTGCTAATGATCATTGTGACATTTACCACGTTAGTTAGCATAGTTGCAATTAAAGAATTTAATATCTCTGATATCAATGCAGAATAA
- a CDS encoding ABC transporter ATP-binding protein — MNDILKVKNLCKTYIVNKRQLHVLKNVNLKVKEGEFIAVMGPSGSGKSTLLYNVSGMDKMTAGNVIFDGHQLENLSEKDLSNLRLKKMGFVFQQTNLLKNLGIIDNIILSAYMAKDRKRKDVNKQAIELMKRTGIIELVDNDITQASGGQLQRATICRALINNPKIIFGDEPTGALNSKSANEIMEIFKDINDEGTTIMIVTHDVKVASKTERVLYMIDGKIEGEYNLGKFNKNMDDSKNRESKLSQWLLAMGW; from the coding sequence GTGAATGATATATTAAAAGTAAAAAATTTATGCAAAACATATATTGTTAATAAAAGACAGCTTCATGTACTTAAAAATGTAAATCTGAAAGTTAAAGAAGGTGAATTTATCGCAGTTATGGGACCTTCAGGTTCGGGTAAATCTACCTTACTATATAATGTGAGTGGTATGGATAAAATGACAGCTGGTAATGTTATATTTGATGGTCATCAACTTGAAAACTTATCTGAAAAAGATTTATCTAATCTTCGTCTGAAAAAGATGGGTTTTGTTTTTCAACAAACTAATTTATTGAAAAATCTTGGAATTATAGATAATATTATTTTATCAGCTTATATGGCTAAAGATAGAAAGCGTAAAGATGTGAATAAGCAAGCCATTGAACTTATGAAACGAACAGGTATTATTGAGTTAGTGGATAATGACATAACACAAGCTTCAGGTGGGCAGTTACAAAGGGCTACCATATGCAGAGCTCTAATTAATAACCCTAAAATTATTTTTGGCGATGAACCTACTGGTGCCCTTAATTCTAAATCAGCTAATGAGATAATGGAAATTTTTAAGGATATTAATGATGAAGGGACTACAATCATGATCGTTACCCATGATGTAAAGGTAGCATCAAAAACAGAGCGTGTTTTATATATGATAGATGGTAAAATAGAAGGGGAATATAATTTGGGGAAATTTAATAAAAATATGGATGATAGTAAAAATAGAGAATCTAAATTATCACAATGGTTATTAGCCATGGGGTGGTAA